A stretch of DNA from Channa argus isolate prfri chromosome 7, Channa argus male v1.0, whole genome shotgun sequence:
GTGGATTAATAAAGACAACAGgcttcaagtttttttttttttttttgccgacTTTCTTTTCCACATGAAGCCACATCAGTGTTGAGATTTTAAAGATGCGCTTTCTATAATGGATTTTGCATGAAAGCTGAATAAATATATCTTGTTACACCAGCTTAGTGATTGATGCCCTGGAGCTGATGGTTTATGATGATCAAATATTTCCAAATGCTCTGTTTCACACAACTCAAAGACTTTGTTGTTCAATATGATGTACGGCAATGCGACAAACCCACAATGGTCTCCAGGAGAATATTGACATTTCCtcttagttgtttttttttttttttttaaaagacattgtTTGGACACAACGTGAAGCCAGATGCAACAAAGCTGTTTCTCTTTTGAGTTCTCAAAAGACGTCTTTTCCAACGTATTTTTCCCAACTTTGTCCAACTGgactacatttattttctgatctCCTCTTCTCTTGGGTAACCGGTGTGAGGAGGGAGGGCTGGTCCATTCCTGGCACAATGTCCAACACAGCAAACAGTCTGAGAAGCCAGGCATTTCACTACGGGAACAATTTGGTTGTCTTCTGATTGTGAGCAAAACTTAACCCGCACACAAAGAACATTACAGACATCACATGACCCTGTGAAGTGACAAATGAGATTACACCTTCTCCTCAGCAGAGCACTCTcagaaactcacacacacacactcacacaacacaTCTACAGGTTTCCTGCTCGACCAGCTTTGTTAAATGGGGTTAGTCTTCCAACTAAATAAcagataaaatgtgtgttttaggcGTTGTAGTGATACATGCATCCATTATACTGATAtacaattctttaaaaaaaaaaaaacaaaccaaaaaaaacaaaaaaacaaaaaaggtattAGAAATGCAGCTATACAGAGTCTTTAGCTATTGAGGGTCCGGTCTGACGTCAGACAGCCAAGAAGCCCGATGTCCAAATGTTGTTCAGGTGAGAGAGGACGGGGGAGGGGACGAGCAGGAAGAGCTGGGTTAGTTACTGCAGCAGGGACGGCTGGTGGGCTGAGCCGTCTCCGTTAGGTCCACGCCCCGGTTCCGCCCACTGCTAGCGCCGGCAGCTTGAGGCTCGTTCTTGGGTAGCTTCTTTGCTGCAGTGACATGGTAACAAATTCAGTGATGAGCAGAAGTAATTTGATGAAATAAGCCATTAGGTATTTTTGCcctgcacctttttttttggggggggggggggattaaaaaaatcattttatccACAAAATCCCAGGAATATTAGAATttcttgctttttatttacatgcagATCTATAGCAGATTAAATCAAGCACAGTCCGAACATGCTCACGCAGTCCTGAGGTTTAATCAGTCAACATAAATCTCAACACCTGTCTTTCTGTGGACTACAGGTTTGTTAAATCTAAAGAAATGTGACTTTGAATGTTTGCCAGCAACCTCTGGTGGACAAACAATGCATTGACCACACTGTTTATTCCTCAAACTACGTTTCAGATATTGGGTTTAGTTTGTGCTCTTTCCACCCTGGATGTAGAAAAAGCTTTGAACGCTGCATCCCTCTTTAGGTGGCGTATCGGTTATTTTCAAAATCATTATCAATAATCTGCCAACAAAGCGGTCGCTAGAAGCAATAAACCTGACGCATAACAGTTTATCATTCAAGATGTAACAGTTAAGCTTGTGTTGGACTCattaatatatactgtacatccagCCAGCTTCAATTTACCCTTTAATCCATAAGACAAACAACAGATGGGGGCCACCGACAAATCAGAGATCAAATCTggctttcatttatttatttcatttttgcctTTGGTTTGTTTACCATAGACTGACACACATGGATGCCTAGATGTTGCAAATAAGATCTGGTCACACAATGTCTCCAtgcaccaataaaaaaaaaaaaaaaactgccctAGCAAAGGGTTAAAGGATACCGAGGAATAATTTACTAGTCTGGCCAGTAGTAACCTTTGTGATGAGGCAGACTTCTTGAACGTTGCTATAGGACCTGCATTAAAACTGAGCCTGTCAGATACAGAAAATAGTGAATAATAATTGGACATCACTTTGTCCATTTGTATCATTCCATGTGCATCAACATCTACTTAAGCTGGGGACGCACCTGAAGACTAGAAAAGAACATAAAAGACTCCAAAGATTTGGAGTCTTTACTAGTCTGTAGCACACACGTGGCGACTGTTTAAACTGTCGCCACTGTGTTAGACTGGAGGTTTTGGAGATAAGACACAACACGCAAATTCCAGCAAGAGTTGGAAATTCTTGCATCTTCttgtgacaaaacaaatatggcggcaACCAGGAACTTTTACTTTATAACTTAAAAACGTGTGCGTAAAAGTTGAGGACAACACAGACTATAGAGAGACCAAtaccatgtttaaaaaaaatctaagtgaGGATAACTGACAGAGAATGATTTtagaatctttacacagcacacacttaacaatCGTCTCTGCCTCAGTGCCAACTGAAagttcctctcctaaaactccagcaactggtctcctcacttcccagatgtttacagacgaTTGTTACAATAAGAGGGGATTTTAGACAATGGTAAATATCGCCCTGTTCCAACGTTTTCTTTGAGATATGTCGGGGCCAActaattcaaaatgagctaatatgttgtttatgtcctattgtgaataaaatttgggttgatgagattttcaaatcattgcattctgtttatatttccattttacacatcatccaaactttttttgaattggggttgtaaaagtactaagcagattatctacactcttaaaagtttttttttttttcaatattgagACCATCAGGTggtcttaatgttgtggctttgtccttCATGACAATATTAAGACCATCACCGTTAATGTAGTGCCTGATCGCTTTATACAAGAATAGGACATGTAGAAATGTGAAACACTTACCAATAGCCATGAAAATCTCATTGACGTTCATAGAAGTCTTTGCAGATGTCTCCATGAAAAGCAAGCTGTTATCATCTGCATATGATTGTGCGTCCtatgaaagtgaaaacaacatTAGGACAATGATCATTGAAATGGCTATACAGTCAAATGTTATCAACTCGTGAATGTTTCATTTTAGCTTGAGCTGAGgatttttcagcttttccttcATATCCTAAAGTTCAACAAGGATTTAAAGAACACAAACCTGAAAGTCCAGTGCTCTCTTGTTTGCAAGATCAGCCTTGTTCCCAGCCAGGGCTATTACAATATTTGGACTGGCTTGTCTCTGAAGCTCTTTAACCCAGTTCTTCGCCCTTACAAATGATTCCTGGCAAACAAAACAGGGGGTTGGTGAGGGGAAGGGGATGACATGATATAACAGTAAGACCCATGAGACGGAAAGCTGAGGACAACATGAGCTTTCCCATAATGAGAGTAATGAGACGGCATAGATGTGCTACGGTTACATGCACAAGCTATGCAGgtaagaaaaactgtaaatcatCAGCTATATATGTATAACTTTTGGAGAATAGCTTTTCTTTGCTCAGTAACTTATGAGCTACTGTCCTTGTACTGTTTTCCACAAGATGAGTTCAGATAGACATTAGTATGACCATTAgtgactgaaactgaaactttttttttttaacttttgtggTCATCAATTATCTTGaaacagctctaaaccacagacatttttctacCTCTGCTAATCTGCAGATTTGAGATGTTCTACgaaagtgcaaaaaaataaaaaataaaaaataataaaaaaaataagccaAATACTGGTATCGACATCAGGACATCCCTAAATTTAAGTGAGTCACACTAGAGAAGTCCATCAAGGTCTTAAATTATGAAGGCCAGACCTGGGACCTGACTTGCGTAAGGTCCAAATTCTACTAAGCCTTATTTGGTCAGTTCTTGGGTCTGcttgtcaatgtgtgtgtgttatcggGTGTGTTTCGAGGTGAGAGGGGAAATTATTTTTCCACTATTTTTCTGGTATTCAGATTATAATTAGTACATTGTGTTTGCATAATTCAGAGTcttaaaaagttatatttttggAATGTCACGACTGATTTTATGTATCAGGAAGGTAACACTGTCCGATTAAGACAGGATTCATTTGtcaattttcaaatttaatagGGGGAGGATCTACTTTTGTCTAAATTGATACTGCAAATTTAATATCCACACCCTCGCGTACTCATTACAAGTGCCAAGTGTTTTTCAAGCTTCGGGAGCAGTGCTGgcaacaaccacaaccacatGACAGAAATCCTGGTACCTGACTCACCTCGTTTGTTATATCATAGACCACGATGGCTGCCTGGGCACCTCTGTAGTACATGGGAGCCAAGCTGTGGTAGCGCTCCTGACCAGCTGTGTCCCAGATTTCAAACTTGACTGTTGTGTCATCCAAACATACTGTCTGAGTCAGGAAGGCAGCTATCGGGGcacaaagcagagagagagagagatcaatgACAAAAAATGAGCATGTAGCTACAGAGCtgtgcaaaatgtgtttctgtgaaggTAAAAGCCTTTGATGCCAATACTAGAAACGCACAGCCGGATTTTTTGCTTGACTTTGtccacatttggaaaatgaggCCCTAGtaaattcaaaaaatattttttaaagaacatgCAGATTCACTCACTGCCCAGTACAACTTCAGTATTTCCAATCAGATTTATCCTGCTGGTCTGGGGAATGAACTTATGACCTTCAGAATTCTCAGGTTCTACAAACTAGGCTCTCTTTTcatgttgtgtattgtttttttcagtgggTTTGAATGGAAGTTCCTTTATTATAATAGATGGCCACTTGATTCAGCCACATAATTTCCAGGAAGCTGCATGTTTTCTATTGTGTATCAAgtgtaaaattgcaaaaaatTAACCGACTGCTTGAAACTACAGGATAAGATGGAGGACATACCAGGAAAAGAGATAGACATCTGATAATTCACTTAATTTGTACACCCAACCTTTATGGAGTGTTTCCTCTGCTCTTAGTAATTTTTCCATGTAAAGTAAATTTACTGTCACCCTgtggtaaaatgtatttttctgtattgtaAGTAaggcaaatgtatttatatagataaaatcacaaagtcctttacaaaatgtaaaaaaagagaaaaccacacagacaataaaacaaatataaattaaaacacaactacaacaaagatGCAACCTTAAGAACATCATCTATATGCTCTATGCTTATTCCTCTGTGTGATTCACCGCAAGTCTTTCCATGATgggaatgtaaataaaaaggtatGTGCGTAACATCAGTCCTTGTGTACAATTCGTAGACCTGTTCAAAAGACAATAAGCCACAAAATGAGCTTATAAGAAGTTACTTACCGCCGATTGTGCTCTCTTGGAATTCGTGAAACTGTCCCTTGACAAAACGAAGTACGAGGCTCGACTTCCCGACGGCTGACTCTCCTAAAAGCACAAGTTTGAACTGGCAGATCTTGTTGCCTGCATTTGGCCCATTGGGTCGTGTAGCTCCACCTCTACTTGCCATCTCACACTGACCGGTCCCTTCCTCTAGATGCTAATGTACTGTGGAAAACCTAAAATACCTGAAGGGGTAGAGAGAAGACGGCGTGTGTTATTGCCACATAAAGTTTTAAGCTGATCTATAGTGAATCTCTCCATATGGTAatgagctttaaaaataaaatcatggtTGTAACCCAAAACATGGAAACTGTACAAGATGATAATAATACGTTATTAATGATAAAATGGAGATAGGTTAATGGGGAGATGCTCCAGCCGCTTCATTTCAAACATGAATTGACACATATTAATACAGGGTTTGGCACGTGGTTAGTAGCATAGAGGGAATATcccacttttaaaaatgattttgttctCATAGTTCATTCACAACAAGTAGCTCAGACTCATGGAGGCCAAAATGTAACTGATAGCATGAAGGGGAATTTACCATAGTTCTGACACGGAGTTGACGCAGGGTTTCACTTTACCAGACACACTTTCCTTCCTCTCCAAACAATGGTTGGTAGCTTGCCATAGTAACTGGCTAAGCAAATATGTGTAATGGGTCTCGCAAAAGCATACCAAGGTTTGGCTGGGACCATTTTTCTACCATTAACAGCACATGACCAGAGGATTCCCAGGCCTCTCATCTGCAACATATTCAAgcataaaggacaaaaaaaaaaaaaaaaaaaggggaccAACTGGTGTAGCTGTGAAAATCTGTACCAACAAACCTCTGGCAAACTCCTGCATGTGGCTTTAAGTTATGCGAGGCAGACCGTTACAAAGGGGATTAGTAAGACACGAGTCTGGGCACATACGTGGGGAAATGTTTCAAGGTTAAGTTGTGCACACACTTTTCTCTGTTGACCAAATGTGAGTAAGAAAATAAACCGTGTCAGCCAGACAACTGATTAACCGCCTGCAGCTTGGACATTTGTCTCCGTCACCACatccatgtaaacacagaggATCTGGCCATAAATAACTGCTGTCAACTCGGTCCAATTTGCGTTACGACACAGTTAGCCACAAATAACCGGGTTGTTGACTGGCTCGAATTAGCAGAGTAACGTTAACGTCTCTTACCTACGAACATTGACGGTAACAACTGaggctagctaacgttagctagagAGTGTGCAATGTTTAGCCCAAAGACAATCTCCGGGTGTAAGGAAGCGTACTTTAGCCTATGTAAGGTGAGTTTCCGAATAGGCAATATCGAAATAACCAAGCTTATGCACACCAGTTCTGACATTTACCGTTGGCTTAAAACACGGATCAGAATGTCAAAACACAGATGATGCAGGACTGGGTGTGTACAGCTAATGACAGCTAGCCAACGCTAGCTGCATGGCGTTAACTACAGAACGCCGATCAATCGGTGCAGTAAATAAGAGTCTGTTGTGTCAAATATTGGGAACGTGAATGATCCTGACATACCGACGTACCCACATTCATCCGCCGTACAACGTTAACATGCCACGCTTACTAGTTCGGTTCTTTCAGAGTCGGTTAGCTAGCCAGATAATCAACACTGGGCTGGCTAACACAGCAGgcaaatgttgttttaactAGCTAGCTATGGCTACATCGAAGGGATCCCACCCGGATAACCATTAGCTAGCAAGCTAACGCTTATATTAGCTACTCACCTAGCGAAAACAAGAGGCTCGTTATGTGAATAGCGTCTCCAGGGTAATATTTGCGGCACGTCGGCGTCTAGTCACAGTGTGTCGAGGACCCAGATAGCTAACGTGGAACGTTCGATTTCATAAGGCTTCGCGATGTCCCTCTCCCACTTCTTTCAACTTCCCTTTTCGCATTGTGCGAAGGATGATGACAGATCGGATGACTGGAATTGACAATCGACCTACGTATTAGTGCGACGGCCCAATCATATGTCAGGATTAATTCCCAATTTATTCGTATGTGTCTTTCCAAAGA
This window harbors:
- the LOC137130481 gene encoding ras-related protein Rab-5A, whose protein sequence is MASRGGATRPNGPNAGNKICQFKLVLLGESAVGKSSLVLRFVKGQFHEFQESTIGAAFLTQTVCLDDTTVKFEIWDTAGQERYHSLAPMYYRGAQAAIVVYDITNEESFVRAKNWVKELQRQASPNIVIALAGNKADLANKRALDFQDAQSYADDNSLLFMETSAKTSMNVNEIFMAIAKKLPKNEPQAAGASSGRNRGVDLTETAQPTSRPCCSN